Proteins found in one Microbacterium sp. SSM24 genomic segment:
- a CDS encoding potassium transporter Trk: MTEHVEDHIETVRVRRAPKFSVFLLVGAALGILVAMILTFAFDGTEDVSPNTGLVYSQGQVFGFLALVCVPVGLALAAVVALLLDRRSRSHTHSVTVDRESVQVDETP, encoded by the coding sequence ATGACCGAGCACGTCGAGGACCACATCGAGACCGTGCGCGTGCGCCGCGCCCCGAAGTTCTCGGTCTTCCTGCTGGTCGGCGCCGCGCTGGGGATCCTCGTCGCGATGATCCTGACCTTCGCGTTCGACGGCACCGAGGACGTCAGCCCCAACACCGGGCTCGTGTACTCGCAGGGTCAGGTGTTCGGGTTCCTCGCCCTCGTGTGCGTGCCGGTGGGCCTGGCGCTCGCCGCCGTCGTCGCGCTGCTGCTCGACCGCCGTTCGCGCAGCCACACGCACAGCGTGACGGTCGACCGCGAATCGGTCCAGGTCGACGAGACCCCTTAG
- a CDS encoding universal stress protein, with the protein MTDEASDPADALTKAADVRGAVIVGVIPDQSTRVLAEGARYAKLLGAPLVVVHVDVTRFVTYEDPDGYVHSAPIDLNIAAGEGELARVKATASAFLEGHDVNWSVQQLVGDPAMAIKHLAEQIDAKLLVVGTRKRGIGESIREFFTGSVAARLAHRQHRSLLVVPLGEPVADDEEIWPS; encoded by the coding sequence ATGACGGACGAGGCATCTGACCCGGCTGACGCCCTCACGAAGGCGGCGGACGTGCGCGGGGCGGTGATCGTCGGGGTGATTCCCGATCAGTCCACCCGCGTTCTCGCCGAGGGCGCCCGGTACGCGAAGCTCCTCGGTGCGCCGCTCGTCGTCGTCCACGTCGACGTGACGCGGTTCGTCACCTACGAAGATCCCGACGGCTACGTGCACTCGGCGCCGATCGATCTCAACATCGCGGCGGGCGAGGGCGAGCTCGCCAGGGTCAAGGCCACGGCATCCGCGTTCCTCGAAGGACACGACGTGAACTGGAGCGTGCAGCAGCTCGTCGGCGACCCGGCGATGGCCATCAAGCACCTGGCGGAGCAGATCGACGCGAAGCTCCTGGTCGTCGGCACGCGCAAGCGGGGGATCGGCGAGTCGATCCGCGAGTTCTTCACGGGCTCGGTCGCCGCGCGCCTCGCGCACCGTCAGCACCGGTCGCTGCTCGTGGTCCCGCTCGGCGAGCCGGTCGCCGACGACGAGGAGATCTGGCCCTCCTGA
- a CDS encoding DUF3073 domain-containing protein yields the protein MGRGRQKAKHTKIARELKYDVHSVNYGALERELGHPSDDAYVDKWADQYSGEYEDEKAQ from the coding sequence ATGGGGCGTGGCCGTCAAAAGGCGAAGCACACCAAGATCGCCCGCGAACTCAAGTACGACGTTCACAGCGTCAACTATGGGGCGCTGGAACGCGAGCTCGGGCACCCCTCTGACGACGCATACGTCGACAAGTGGGCGGATCAGTACTCGGGCGAGTACGAAGACGAGAAGGCCCAGTAG
- the purM gene encoding phosphoribosylformylglycinamidine cyclo-ligase, giving the protein MASTSPDAVNPYTAAGVDTAAGDLAVELMKSAVRRTHGPEVLGGVGGFAGLFDASALRAYAKPLLASSTDGVGTKVAIAQAIDKHDTIGLDLVGMVVDDIVVVGAKPLFMTDYIACGKVFPERIADIVRGIAQGAAETGTALVGGETAEHPGLLGINDYDVAGAATGVVEADRLLGADRVRDGDVVLALASSGLHSNGYSLVRHIVAGAGIQYGDRAPDLGAHGTTWGEALLEPTRLYTRPLLRLIAETDDAVHALSHVTGGGIAANLARVLPQGTWVEVDRATWSPPPVFRVLADLGDLELQATEGTWNLGIGFLAVVAADKAGAAASALTAEGIATWQVGVVRTGERPAGEFEQGAKGVDGGAVRLVGAYSENNGAK; this is encoded by the coding sequence GTGGCCTCCACTTCCCCCGATGCCGTCAACCCGTACACCGCAGCGGGCGTCGACACGGCCGCCGGTGATCTCGCCGTCGAGCTGATGAAGTCGGCCGTGCGCCGCACCCACGGACCCGAGGTCCTGGGCGGAGTCGGCGGGTTCGCGGGGCTCTTCGACGCGAGCGCGCTTCGCGCCTACGCGAAGCCCCTCCTCGCGTCGAGCACCGACGGGGTGGGCACCAAGGTCGCGATCGCGCAGGCCATCGACAAGCACGACACGATCGGCCTCGACCTGGTCGGCATGGTCGTCGACGACATCGTGGTGGTCGGCGCGAAGCCGCTCTTCATGACCGACTACATCGCGTGCGGCAAGGTCTTCCCGGAGCGCATCGCCGATATCGTGCGGGGCATCGCGCAGGGCGCGGCCGAGACCGGAACCGCCCTCGTCGGCGGCGAGACCGCCGAGCACCCCGGCCTGCTCGGCATCAACGACTACGACGTCGCGGGCGCCGCCACCGGCGTCGTCGAGGCGGACCGGCTCCTCGGGGCCGACCGCGTGCGCGACGGGGACGTCGTCCTCGCGCTCGCGAGCTCGGGGCTGCACTCGAACGGCTACTCGCTCGTCCGACACATCGTCGCCGGTGCCGGCATCCAGTACGGCGACCGTGCACCGGACCTCGGCGCGCACGGCACCACCTGGGGCGAGGCGCTGCTCGAGCCGACGCGCCTGTACACCCGGCCGCTCCTGCGTCTCATCGCCGAGACCGACGACGCGGTCCACGCTCTCAGCCACGTCACCGGCGGCGGCATCGCGGCGAACCTCGCCCGCGTGCTGCCCCAGGGAACCTGGGTGGAGGTCGACCGCGCGACGTGGTCGCCGCCTCCGGTGTTCCGCGTCCTCGCCGACCTCGGCGACCTGGAGCTCCAGGCGACGGAGGGCACGTGGAATCTCGGCATCGGGTTCCTGGCGGTCGTGGCCGCGGACAAGGCGGGGGCAGCGGCATCCGCCCTCACCGCCGAAGGCATCGCGACCTGGCAGGTCGGAGTCGTCCGCACCGGAGAGCGCCCGGCGGGCGAGTTCGAGCAGGGTGCGAAGGGGGTCGACGGCGGCGCAGTGCGCCTCGTCGGCGCCTACAGCGAGAACAACGGAGCGAAGTAA
- a CDS encoding MerR family transcriptional regulator, whose translation MTETEWSIQQIGKIAGTTSRTLRHYGDIGLLVPSRVGHNGYRYYDQTALVRLQRILLLRDLGLGLPQIAEVIEREASEIPALETHLAWLRQEQDRLMRQVASVENTITALRGGERLMAENMFDGFDHTQYKDEVEERWGEKAYADSDRWWRSMSAEEKAAWQQQVSDLGRDWIAAAESGIAPGSDEAQALAKRHVDWLTGIPGTPAAVPGGDVKAYVIGLGEMYVADPRFGRNYATGAGGTEGAEFVRDALGVYAEGNL comes from the coding sequence ATGACCGAAACCGAGTGGTCGATCCAGCAGATCGGCAAGATCGCCGGCACGACGAGCCGCACCCTTCGCCATTACGGCGACATCGGACTGCTCGTGCCGTCGAGGGTCGGCCACAACGGCTACCGGTACTACGACCAGACCGCTCTCGTGCGGCTGCAGCGAATCCTGCTGCTGCGCGACCTCGGACTGGGACTGCCGCAGATCGCGGAGGTCATCGAGCGCGAGGCATCCGAGATCCCCGCACTCGAGACCCACCTCGCGTGGCTGAGGCAGGAGCAGGACCGGCTGATGCGCCAAGTCGCATCGGTCGAGAACACCATCACCGCACTGAGAGGAGGTGAACGACTGATGGCAGAGAACATGTTCGACGGTTTCGACCACACGCAGTACAAGGATGAGGTCGAGGAGCGCTGGGGCGAGAAGGCCTACGCCGACAGCGACCGCTGGTGGCGCTCGATGAGCGCCGAGGAGAAGGCGGCCTGGCAGCAGCAGGTGTCCGATCTCGGGCGCGACTGGATCGCCGCCGCCGAGAGCGGAATCGCTCCCGGTTCCGACGAGGCCCAGGCGCTCGCGAAGCGCCACGTGGACTGGCTGACCGGCATTCCGGGCACGCCCGCCGCGGTGCCCGGCGGCGACGTGAAGGCGTACGTCATCGGGCTCGGCGAGATGTACGTGGCCGACCCTCGCTTCGGTCGCAACTACGCGACGGGCGCGGGCGGCACGGAAGGCGCCGAGTTCGTCCGCGACGCGCTGGGCGTCTACGCCGAGGGCAACCTCTGA
- a CDS encoding PadR family transcriptional regulator has translation MSPVFSHGDLRLYLLNLLDEGPRHGYDIMQALSDRTGGTYTPSAGTIYPRLAKLEEEGLVTKSIDGRKTVYAITEAGHAEVQSRAGELEGIEAGLADSVRLIADEVRGSVREAMRSLRADLAAARSEERGAATAQAASDDPRIQSREQLHRADAAINDFRVRLRTDLRGHVARGGELAASMIDELTADLDRIAREVTRTLRG, from the coding sequence ATGAGTCCTGTCTTCTCCCACGGCGACCTGCGCCTGTACCTGCTGAACCTCCTCGACGAGGGGCCGCGGCACGGCTACGACATCATGCAGGCGCTCTCCGACCGCACCGGCGGCACGTACACGCCGAGTGCCGGCACCATCTACCCGCGGCTGGCCAAGCTCGAAGAGGAGGGACTCGTGACCAAGTCGATCGACGGTCGCAAGACCGTCTACGCGATCACCGAGGCCGGACATGCCGAGGTCCAGTCCCGCGCCGGTGAGCTCGAGGGCATCGAAGCCGGCCTCGCCGACTCCGTGCGCCTGATCGCGGACGAGGTGCGAGGCAGCGTGCGCGAGGCGATGCGGAGCCTCCGCGCCGACCTCGCCGCCGCCCGAAGCGAGGAGCGCGGGGCCGCGACGGCGCAGGCTGCGTCGGACGACCCGCGCATCCAGAGCCGGGAGCAGCTGCACCGCGCGGATGCCGCGATCAACGACTTCCGGGTGCGTCTGCGCACCGATCTGCGCGGCCATGTCGCCCGCGGTGGCGAGCTCGCGGCATCCATGATCGACGAGCTCACGGCGGACCTCGACCGCATCGCGCGTGAGGTCACGCGCACGCTGCGCGGCTGA
- a CDS encoding zinc-binding alcohol dehydrogenase: MGGTGAPEWLIREDAGQPVLLALYLRQVLGIRSPEELPQLRGIPPRVNDRDDETQALLERQWREYWAMTVEPQAHPSPVPLDLVEGFDTMLALASEGAEVLRAAATPHAAEALAFAQSAHARYRRDASPGTGTAYRAYASAIAEHERQVGRRAHSFELNVQVLPLAQRGVWWIGSLTIAVTDGLRGDVAAFDAAIHPIIAELA; the protein is encoded by the coding sequence ATGGGCGGCACCGGGGCTCCGGAGTGGCTGATCCGCGAGGACGCGGGTCAGCCGGTTCTGCTCGCCCTCTACCTGCGGCAGGTGCTCGGGATCCGCTCCCCGGAGGAGCTCCCGCAGCTGCGCGGCATCCCTCCGCGGGTCAACGACCGCGACGACGAGACCCAGGCGCTGCTCGAGCGGCAGTGGCGCGAGTACTGGGCCATGACGGTCGAGCCGCAGGCCCATCCGTCACCCGTGCCGCTCGACCTCGTCGAGGGGTTCGACACCATGCTCGCGCTGGCGTCCGAGGGCGCCGAGGTGCTGCGGGCCGCCGCCACGCCGCATGCCGCCGAAGCGCTCGCGTTCGCGCAGTCCGCGCACGCGCGGTACCGGCGTGACGCCAGCCCGGGGACCGGTACGGCCTATCGCGCGTATGCGAGCGCGATCGCGGAGCACGAGCGCCAGGTGGGTCGCCGTGCGCACTCGTTCGAGCTGAACGTGCAGGTGCTGCCGCTCGCGCAGCGGGGCGTGTGGTGGATCGGATCGCTCACGATCGCCGTCACCGACGGATTGCGGGGGGATGTCGCGGCCTTCGACGCCGCGATCCATCCGATCATCGCCGAACTGGCGTAG
- a CDS encoding DUF4097 family beta strand repeat-containing protein, which produces MTLEKWIIHPGETRVIDIETVRSLKVGLIGGQIDVIAHDEPSARIEVHGVTVKDLRIEVVGDTVEIDHPQLRWDNFLEVFRNFTASGPKAEISVAVPRSVALNLGVVSASALVAGLQYDAKLNTVSGDIMVDGLTGDLTVNAVSGDVQVRDLVGSLNANSVSGDVTATGTLAKATIDTVSGSALIDSAGDLQTVNVNTVSGAVTVRVDDGHPSNYVVRSVSGKVQVDGVMRSGNGTGPTTNFTGSVGELSGSFADVRANSVSGDVTVLRRPVAAPDAPVEGNPADGASAAGEGEW; this is translated from the coding sequence ATGACCCTGGAGAAGTGGATCATCCACCCGGGCGAGACGCGCGTCATCGACATCGAGACGGTGCGGTCGCTCAAAGTCGGCCTCATCGGCGGTCAGATCGACGTCATCGCCCACGACGAGCCGAGCGCCCGCATCGAGGTGCACGGCGTCACCGTCAAGGACCTCCGCATCGAGGTCGTCGGCGACACCGTCGAGATCGATCACCCGCAGCTGCGATGGGACAACTTCCTCGAGGTGTTCCGCAACTTCACCGCGAGCGGGCCGAAGGCCGAGATCAGCGTCGCCGTGCCTCGCTCCGTCGCCCTCAACCTCGGCGTCGTCAGCGCCAGCGCCCTCGTCGCCGGGCTGCAGTACGACGCCAAGCTCAACACCGTGTCGGGCGACATCATGGTCGACGGCCTCACGGGCGACCTCACCGTCAACGCCGTGTCGGGCGACGTGCAGGTGCGCGACCTGGTCGGCTCGCTCAACGCCAACAGCGTGTCGGGCGATGTCACCGCCACCGGCACCCTCGCCAAGGCGACGATCGATACCGTCTCCGGCTCCGCGCTGATCGACTCGGCCGGCGACCTGCAGACCGTGAACGTCAACACCGTCAGCGGCGCGGTCACCGTGCGCGTGGACGACGGCCACCCCTCCAACTACGTCGTGCGCAGCGTGAGCGGCAAGGTGCAGGTCGACGGGGTCATGCGCTCCGGGAACGGCACCGGGCCCACCACGAACTTCACCGGCTCGGTCGGCGAGCTCAGCGGCAGCTTCGCCGACGTGCGCGCCAACAGCGTGTCGGGCGACGTCACCGTGCTGCGCCGACCGGTCGCGGCGCCGGATGCTCCGGTCGAGGGAAATCCCGCCGATGGCGCTTCCGCCGCCGGCGAGGGGGAATGGTGA
- the purF gene encoding amidophosphoribosyltransferase has product MCGIVGMVGRGAVNQEIYDSLLLLQHRGQDSTGIATAETNGVFHVHKEKGQVREAFRTRDMRALLGNLGLGHVRYATKGTASSEEEAQPFYVNAPYGIVLVHNGNLTNTRELTDELFHKDRRHLNTSSDTELLVNVLANELQASISGVDLEPEEIFQAVTRVHERVEGSYAAIALIAGHGLLAFRDPYGIRPLILGTRKNADGSYEWVVTSESLVLENGEFEVVRDVDPGEAVFVDLDGHLHTHQCAVDAQLVPCSFEYVYLARPDSIMNGISVYEARLRMGERLADTIAKYTPAGTIDVVMPIPDSSRPAAMQVARKLGIEYREGFYKNRYVGRTFIMPGQAARKKSVRQKLNAMSSEFKGKNVLLIDDSIVRGTTSKQIIQMARDAGAKTVTFASAAPPVRFPHVYGINMPSRHELVAHGRTIPEIAEELGADYMVYQEVEDLKAAILEGSDVEDLDMSCFDGRYITGTVTEEYLAWVEGSQES; this is encoded by the coding sequence ATGTGCGGAATCGTCGGGATGGTCGGCCGCGGAGCGGTGAACCAGGAGATCTACGACTCACTCCTCCTGCTGCAGCATCGCGGTCAGGATTCGACGGGCATCGCGACCGCCGAGACCAACGGCGTCTTCCACGTGCACAAAGAGAAGGGGCAGGTGCGCGAGGCGTTCCGCACGCGCGACATGCGCGCCCTCCTCGGCAACCTCGGACTGGGGCACGTGCGCTACGCGACCAAGGGCACCGCCTCGAGTGAAGAGGAGGCGCAGCCGTTCTACGTGAACGCGCCCTACGGCATCGTCCTCGTGCACAACGGCAACCTCACCAACACGCGTGAGCTCACCGACGAGCTCTTCCACAAGGACCGCCGTCACCTCAACACCTCCAGTGACACGGAACTGCTGGTCAACGTCCTGGCGAACGAGCTGCAGGCCTCCATCTCGGGCGTGGATCTCGAGCCCGAGGAGATCTTCCAGGCGGTCACGCGCGTGCACGAGCGCGTCGAGGGCTCGTACGCGGCGATCGCGCTCATCGCCGGACACGGCCTGCTGGCCTTCCGCGACCCGTACGGCATCCGTCCGCTCATCCTCGGCACGCGCAAGAACGCCGACGGCAGTTACGAATGGGTCGTCACGAGCGAGTCGCTCGTGCTCGAGAACGGCGAGTTCGAGGTCGTCCGCGACGTGGACCCCGGCGAGGCCGTGTTCGTCGACCTCGACGGGCACCTGCACACGCATCAGTGCGCCGTCGACGCCCAGCTCGTCCCGTGCTCGTTCGAGTACGTCTACCTCGCCCGGCCCGACTCGATCATGAACGGCATCTCGGTCTACGAGGCGCGGCTCCGCATGGGCGAGCGCCTCGCCGACACGATCGCGAAGTACACCCCCGCCGGCACGATCGACGTCGTCATGCCCATTCCCGACTCGTCGCGTCCCGCCGCGATGCAGGTCGCGCGGAAGCTCGGCATCGAATACCGCGAGGGCTTCTACAAGAACCGCTACGTCGGCCGGACGTTCATCATGCCCGGACAGGCCGCCCGCAAGAAGAGCGTGCGCCAGAAGCTCAATGCGATGTCGAGCGAGTTCAAGGGCAAGAACGTGCTCCTCATCGACGACTCGATCGTGCGCGGCACGACGTCGAAGCAGATCATCCAGATGGCGAGGGATGCCGGAGCCAAGACGGTCACGTTCGCCTCGGCCGCGCCGCCGGTGCGTTTCCCCCACGTCTACGGCATCAACATGCCCTCGCGCCACGAGCTCGTCGCGCACGGTCGCACCATCCCCGAGATCGCCGAAGAGCTGGGCGCCGACTACATGGTGTACCAGGAGGTCGAGGACCTGAAGGCGGCGATCCTCGAGGGCTCCGACGTCGAGGACCTCGACATGAGCTGCTTCGACGGCCGCTACATCACCGGAACGGTGACCGAGGAGTACCTGGCCTGGGTCGAGGGGTCCCAGGAGTCTTGA
- a CDS encoding DNA topoisomerase IB: MPKLARVRPFDDPGHRRVRAGSGFRYVDAKGAAVSDADVERIRALVIPPAWEDVWISVRPDGHIQAVGTDDAGRKQYLYHPEWSVGRDRRKYARALRLAQTLPRARGRVTTSLRRSDLDRERVLATAFRLLDQAAPRIGSERYLAAHGSRGLTTLQRRDASVAASVVTLAFPGKSGKRQLLEVDDADLAGVVELLAAGRPRSALLAWDRGRRRVPLTPAEVNAYVRSLTGEKFTAKDFRTLRGTILAAEALARIGAVDTAKDRKRAELLAVRATAEALGNTPAVARGSYIDPRVFTRYRDGETLDLSISAESAILGLIRPRR; the protein is encoded by the coding sequence ATGCCGAAGCTCGCACGAGTCCGTCCGTTCGACGACCCCGGGCACCGACGGGTGCGTGCAGGGTCCGGATTCCGGTACGTCGACGCGAAGGGCGCCGCTGTCTCGGACGCCGACGTCGAGCGCATTCGCGCCCTGGTGATCCCTCCGGCGTGGGAGGACGTCTGGATCAGCGTGCGTCCCGACGGCCACATCCAGGCCGTGGGCACCGACGACGCCGGCCGCAAGCAGTACCTGTACCACCCGGAGTGGTCCGTCGGACGCGACCGCCGCAAGTACGCCCGCGCGCTTCGTCTCGCCCAGACGCTGCCGCGCGCCCGCGGGCGGGTCACCACATCGCTCCGCCGCAGCGATCTCGATCGCGAGCGGGTGCTGGCGACGGCGTTCCGGCTGCTCGACCAGGCGGCACCGCGCATCGGCTCCGAACGCTACCTCGCGGCGCACGGAAGCCGCGGGCTGACGACGCTGCAGCGACGGGACGCGTCGGTGGCGGCATCCGTCGTCACGCTCGCGTTCCCGGGGAAGAGCGGCAAGCGCCAGCTCCTCGAGGTCGACGACGCCGATCTGGCGGGCGTCGTCGAGCTGCTCGCCGCGGGGCGCCCGCGCTCGGCGCTGCTCGCGTGGGATCGCGGGCGGCGACGGGTGCCGCTCACGCCGGCCGAGGTGAACGCGTACGTGCGTTCGCTGACCGGTGAGAAGTTCACCGCGAAGGACTTCCGCACGCTGCGGGGCACGATCCTCGCCGCAGAGGCTCTCGCCCGCATCGGCGCCGTCGACACCGCGAAAGACCGCAAGCGCGCCGAGCTGCTCGCCGTGCGTGCGACCGCCGAGGCTCTCGGCAACACGCCGGCCGTCGCGCGCGGCTCGTACATCGACCCCCGCGTGTTCACCCGCTACCGCGACGGCGAGACGCTCGACCTCTCGATCTCGGCCGAGTCCGCGATCCTCGGCCTGATCCGCCCGCGCCGCTGA
- a CDS encoding CynX/NimT family MFS transporter, translating into MTSLPARPLWQGRALAVIGIVLFAFSLRTAVASLSPVLAFIGADFAVTPAVAGLIGTAPPVCYAVFGILTPQLERRFGLERLAVAAMVVAVAGMTWRALAVDATTLLASTALIFAAVGVGNILLPPLVKKYFPDRIGLMTTIYSTTMAVATFTPPLVAVPIADAADWRLSLGLWALFALVACIPWIALSIRARSTQASDVDIEAASPQAFRRMWRLPLAWALVVGFTVSGVLAYTSFAWLPTLLQDVAGVTPAAAGALLSLFAAMGLPCSLLVPVLVVRFNATRALFGVAVVAGLSGIAGLLFAPQAAPWLWVVLLGLAPLLFPLTLVLLGLRTRTHETAVALSAFVQSIGYAIVALFPFGIGLIHGWTDSWTIPLLILACVVAAAIPAGAVAARRHTIEDDWERRHGAW; encoded by the coding sequence TTGACCTCGCTGCCCGCGCGCCCGCTCTGGCAGGGGCGCGCGCTCGCCGTGATCGGCATCGTCCTCTTCGCGTTCTCGCTGCGGACCGCCGTCGCCTCGCTCTCGCCCGTGCTCGCCTTCATCGGCGCCGACTTCGCCGTGACGCCGGCGGTCGCCGGTCTCATCGGCACGGCACCCCCGGTCTGCTATGCCGTGTTCGGCATCCTCACTCCGCAGCTGGAGCGACGGTTCGGTCTGGAACGGCTGGCGGTGGCTGCGATGGTCGTCGCCGTCGCAGGCATGACGTGGCGCGCGCTCGCCGTCGACGCGACGACGCTGCTCGCCTCGACCGCACTGATCTTCGCGGCTGTCGGAGTGGGGAACATCCTTCTGCCGCCGCTCGTGAAGAAGTACTTCCCCGATCGCATCGGGCTCATGACGACGATCTACTCGACCACGATGGCGGTGGCGACGTTCACGCCGCCGCTGGTGGCGGTGCCGATCGCGGATGCCGCGGACTGGCGGCTCTCGCTGGGACTGTGGGCTCTGTTCGCGCTCGTCGCGTGCATCCCGTGGATCGCGCTCTCGATCCGCGCGAGGTCGACGCAGGCATCCGACGTCGACATCGAGGCGGCGAGCCCGCAGGCCTTCCGGCGCATGTGGCGTCTGCCGCTTGCGTGGGCGCTCGTCGTCGGATTCACGGTATCGGGGGTGCTCGCCTACACGTCGTTCGCGTGGCTGCCCACCCTGCTGCAGGATGTCGCCGGTGTGACGCCGGCCGCCGCCGGCGCCCTCCTCTCGCTGTTCGCGGCGATGGGGCTGCCGTGCTCGCTGCTCGTGCCCGTGCTCGTCGTGCGATTCAACGCGACGCGGGCGCTGTTCGGGGTGGCGGTCGTCGCGGGGCTGTCGGGCATCGCCGGTCTGCTGTTCGCCCCGCAGGCCGCGCCGTGGCTGTGGGTGGTGCTGCTCGGGCTCGCTCCGCTCCTCTTCCCGCTCACGCTCGTGCTGCTCGGACTGCGCACCCGCACGCATGAGACGGCGGTCGCGCTCAGCGCGTTCGTTCAGAGCATCGGGTATGCGATCGTCGCGCTGTTCCCGTTCGGGATCGGCCTGATCCACGGGTGGACCGACTCCTGGACGATTCCGCTGCTGATCCTCGCGTGCGTGGTCGCCGCCGCGATTCCCGCGGGAGCGGTGGCGGCGCGCAGGCACACCATCGAGGACGACTGGGAACGTCGTCACGGCGCGTGGTGA